From a region of the Impatiens glandulifera chromosome 4, dImpGla2.1, whole genome shotgun sequence genome:
- the LOC124934696 gene encoding LRR receptor-like serine/threonine-protein kinase SIK1, with the protein MVCRSLFVLLFLLQLLLSFESYGVSEDTGSHIKACHEMDLKGLTEFKAGIKFDSSDRLKAWTGLDCCKWIGIVCNNETGRVSQVNLPQTNNVHTATFFTSMVGEITPSIALLTNLEVLDLSSSINLGGNIPQEICKLSSLRKLDLGNNRLTGPIPENFGKLTKLEEVYLNTNSLSGTLPTSIGNLKKLKKLVLHANKISGELPDAVFELTNLETLDLGENVLSGPIPNEIGNLRAIKELDLSNNILSGKIPISIANLTALTLLYLGFNHLEGNIPTFPSFYNNNKPLPSLHYLHLNNNQLNGQIPSTFGSLTSLKRLHLDNNKLHGPIPSSFGNLSSVTDLYLGGNSLSGNLPGSIGQMKELLVLSVPHNSIKGPLPKEISLIPDLEILDLSFNALNISSIPEMKSIRRLNLAGNNFNGPIPEIVNPVGNYLLGNLDLSVNNLTGPIPEWLGSFRNLYSLNLSRNSLDSGIPASVLRLNSLGELDLHSNRLTGSIDVFQELNDKMWNLDLSDNQFSGGIGTLGKGSSGKNIRNLNLSRNKLSGGVPDSIGIMKSLERLDLSYNQLGSRLPQVLGNVSKLVSVLLEKNQFTGEVPKSFLNLNRLQEFDLSYNQLEGEIPFGKPLNHFPISAFVGNKDLCGYRLIPCKKS; encoded by the coding sequence atggtCTGCAGATCATTGtttgttcttctttttcttcttcaactgctgCTGTCTTTCGAGTCCTACGGAGTATCGGAGGATACGGGGAGTCATATCAAAGCATGCCACGAAATGGACCTGAAAGGACTAACCGAGTTCAAGGCTGGGATCAAATTCGATAGCTCAGACCGACTAAAGGCTTGGACTGGACTCGACTGCTGCAAATGGATCGGCATCGTTTGCAACAATGAGACGGGCAGAGTGTCGCAAGTGAACCTTCCGCAGACAAATAATGTTCACACTGCTACTTTTTTTACATCAATGGTTGGTGAGATTACCCCTTCCATAGCTCTACTCACAAATCTTGAAGTTCTTGATCTCAGTTCATCCATCAATCTGGGAGGAAACATCCCACAAGAAATCTGTAAGCTTTCATCGCTCAGAAAGTTGGACCTGGGAAACAACAGGCTAACCGGCCCTATTCCAGAAAATTTCGGTAAGTTAACTAAACTCGAAGAAGTATATCTCAACACAAATAGCTTATCTGGAACTCTGCCTACAAGCATCGGTAATTtgaaaaaactgaaaaaacTAGTTTTACACGCGAATAAAATTTCTGGGGAATTACCTGATGCTGTATTTGAGTTGACGAATCTGGAGACACTGGATCTCGGAGAAAATGTTCTGTCCGGTCCTATACCAAATGAGATTGGTAACTTGCGAGCTATAAAAGAGCTTGACCTttcgaataatatattaagcgGGAAGATCCCAATTTCAATAGCTAACTTAACTGCCCTTACACTCCTGTATTTAGGATTTAATCACCTAGAAGGAAATATCCCAACGTTTCCTTctttctataataataataagccaTTGCCATCTCTACACTACCTGCATCTGAATAATAACCAACTCAATGGACAAATACCTTCCACCTTTGGATCGTTAACCTCACTTAAGAGACTGCACCTAGACAATAACAAGCTCCACGGTCCTATTCCTTCCAGCTTCGGTAATCTCTCATCTGTGACTGATCTGTATCTAGGTGGAAACAGTTTATCAGGTAATTTACCTGGATCCATTGGCCAAATGAAAGAGTTATTAGTTTTAAGTGTTCCCCATAACTCCATCAAGGGTCCTTTGCCCAAGGAGATCTCTTTGATTCCAGATCTTGAAATTCTCGATCTGTCATTTAATGCTTTAAATATTTCCTCCATCCCAGAAATGAAATCAATTAGAAGACTCAACCTAGCTGGAAATAATTTCAATGGTCCAATCCCAGAAATCGTGAATCCTGTCGGCAATTATTTATTAGGGAACCTTGACCTATCAGTCAACAATTTAACCGGACCTATACCAGAATGGCTAGGGAGCTTTCGTAATCTCTACTCTCTGAATTTGTCAAGGAATTCGCTGGATTCAGGGATACCCGCTTCAGTTCTACGGCTGAACAGCTTGGGAGAGCTTGATCTTCATTCAAATAGGCTGACTGGGAGTATAGACGTGTTTCAGGAATTGAATGACAAGATGTGGAATTTAGATCTTTCAGACAATCAATTCTCTGGCGGGATTGGAACACTAGGAAAAGGATCGTCAGGGAAAAATATACGAAATCTGAATCTATCACGTAACAAGTTAAGTGGTGGCGTACCAGATTCCATTGGAATCATGAAATCACTAGAACGTTTGGATTTGAGCTACAACCAGTTGGGTTCTCGTCTGCCACAAGTTCTGGGAAATGTAAGCAAGTTGGTGTCAGTCTTGCTGGAGAAGAACCAGTTCACGGGAGAAGTGCCGAAAAGTTTCCTGAATCTGAACAGACTGCAAGAGTTCGACTTGTCATATAATCAATTGGAAGGAGAAATTCCTTTTGGGAAGCCGTTGAATCATTTTCCTATAAGCGCATTCGTGGGAAACAAAGACTTGTGTGGTTACCGTCTCATTCCATGCAAGAAATCATGA
- the LOC124934695 gene encoding LRR receptor-like serine/threonine-protein kinase FLS2, giving the protein MVCRSLSVFLLLQLLSFESYGGVLDTGSNVKACHEMDLKGLTAFKAGIKIDTSDRLKAWTGLNCCKWDGIVCHNETGRVSQVNLPEVFKRDDASFSTTMVGEISPSIALLTNLEVLDLSTSNNLKGNIPQEICKLSSLRELNLAHNMLTGPVPENFGKLTKLEAVYLNDNSLSGTLPTSIGNLKNLKKLVLNTNKISGELPDAVVELTNLVILDLGGNVLSGSIPNEIGNLRVLKKLDLSSNKLSGNIPISIANLTALTLLDLASNRLEGNIPTFPSNNSYMQSLAYLSLNNNRLNGQIPSTFGSLTSLKRLHLENNKLHGPIPSSFGNLSSVTDLYLGGNNISGNLPGSIGQMKELLVLSVPHNSIKGPLLKEISLIPYLQVLDLSFNALNISSIPKWLVEMHSIISLNLAGNNINGPIPEILRYAAGSLMELDLSVNNLTGPIPEWLGSFGKLYSLKLSRNSLDSGIPASVLRLNNLGDLDLHSNRLTGSIDVFQALNGNMLNLDLSDNQFSGGIGTLGKGSSGKNIRNLNLSRNKLSGGVPDSIGNLESLERLDLSYNQLSSRLPQVLGNVSKLVSVLLEKNQFTGEVPKSFLNLNRLQEFDLSYNQLEGEIPFGKPLNHFPISAFVGNKGLCGYPLIPCKKS; this is encoded by the coding sequence atggtCTGCAGATCATTGTCtgttttccttcttcttcaactgctctCTTTCGAGTCCTACGGAGGAGTATTGGATACGGGGAGTAATGTCAAAGCATGCCACGAAATGGACCTGAAAGGACTAACCGCGTTCAAGGCTGGGATCAAAATCGATACCTCAGACCGACTAAAGGCTTGGACTGGGCTCAACTGCTGCAAATGGGATGGCATCGTTTGCCACAATGAGACGGGCAGAGTATCGCAAGTAAACCTTCCGGAGGTATTTAAACGCGATGATGCTTCTTTTTCGACAACAATGGTTGGTGAGATTTCCCCTTCCATAGCTCTACTCACAAATCTTGAAGTTCTTGATCTCAGCACATCCAACAATCTGAAAGGAAACATCCCACAAGAAATCTGTAAGCTTTCATCGCTCAGAGAGTTGAACCTCGCTCATAACATGCTAACCGGGCCTGTTCCAGAAAATTTCGGTAAGTTAACTAAACTCGAAGCAGTATATCTCAACGATAATAGCTTATCTGGAACTCTGCCTACAAGCATCGgtaatttgaaaaatctgaaaaaacTAGTTTTAAACACGAATAAAATTTCTGGGGAATTACCTGATGCTGTAGTTGAGTTGACGAATCTGGTGATACTGGATCTCGGAGGAAATGTTCTGTCCGGTTCTATACCAAATGAGATTGGTAATTTGCGGGTATTAAAAAAGCTTGACCTTTCGAGTAATAAATTAAGCGGGAATATCCCAATTTCAATAGCTAACTTAACTGCCCTTACACTCCTGGATTTAGCAAGTAATCGCCTAGAAGGAAATATCCCAACGTTTCCTTCAAATAACAGCTATATGCAATCTCTAGCCTACCTGAGTCTGAATAATAACCGACTCAATGGACAAATACCTTCCACCTTTGGATCGTTAACCTCACTTAAGAGACTGCACCTAGAAAATAACAAGCTCCACGGTCCTATTCCTTCCAGCTTCGGTAATCTCTCATCTGTGACTGATCTGTATCTAGGTGGAAACAATATATCAGGTAATTTACCTGGATCCATTGGCCAAATGAAAGAGTTATTAGTTTTAAGTGTTCCCCATAACTCCATCAAGGGTCCTTTGCTCAAGGAGATCTCTTTGATTCCATATCTCCAAGTTCTCGATCTGTCGTTTAATGCTTTAAATATTTCCTCCATCCCAAAATGGCTAGTAGAAATGCATTCAATTATCAGTCTTAACCTAGCTGGAAATAATATCAATGGTCCAATCCCAGAAATCTTGAGGTATGCCGCCGGTTCTTTAATGGAGCTTGACCTGTCAGTCAACAATTTAACCGGACCTATACCAGAATGGCTAGGGAGCTTTGGTAAGCTCTACTCTCTGAAGTTGTCAAGGAATTCGCTGGATTCAGGGATACCCGCTTCAGTTCTACGGTTGAACAACTTGGGAGATCTTGATCTTCATTCAAATAGGCTGACTGGGAGTATAGATGTGTTTCAGGCATTGAATGGCAACATGTTGAATTTAGATCTTTCAGACAATCAATTCTCTGGCGGGATTGGAACACTAGGAAAAGGATCTTCAGGGAAAAATATACGAAATCTGAATCTATCACGTAACAAGTTAAGTGGTGGTGTACCAGATTCCATTGGAAACTTGGAATCACTAGAACGTTTGGATTTGAGCTACAACCAGTTGAGTTCTCGTCTGCCACAAGTTCTGGGAAATGTAAGCAAGTTGGTGTCAGTCTTGCTGGAGAAGAACCAGTTCACAGGAGAAGTGCCGAAAAGTTTCCTGAATCTGAACAGACTGCAAGAGTTCGACTTGTCATATAATCAATTGGAAGGAGAAATTCCTTTTGGGAAGCCGTTGAATCATTTTCCTATAAGCGCATTCGTGGGAAACAAAGGCTTGTGTGGTTACCCTCTCATTCCATGCAAGAAATCATGA